One genomic region from Syntrophomonadaceae bacterium encodes:
- a CDS encoding Spo0B domain-containing protein: MAIGPEECKDLISIWRTERHDFLNHLQVIVGYLQLDRHQKAQEYVREAIAQVSAGSALFSLQPPGLALCCLINKKKAEDMRVKANLDCQTPGFPAECLLPEELVSMAWDLVLAGFAFEGQEEKLLQAQLSVSQDFDRFRLRINWQDNTFEMVKEDLEHLVLSCNDRQTGCLARSVAGGWEIFLEKRKNS, translated from the coding sequence ATGGCGATTGGACCAGAAGAGTGTAAAGATCTGATCTCTATCTGGAGAACCGAAAGGCACGATTTTTTAAATCACCTGCAAGTTATTGTCGGTTACCTGCAGCTAGACCGGCATCAAAAGGCCCAGGAATATGTCCGGGAAGCTATTGCTCAGGTTTCAGCCGGCAGTGCCTTGTTTTCATTGCAGCCCCCTGGTCTTGCGCTTTGCTGTCTTATAAACAAGAAAAAAGCTGAGGACATGAGGGTAAAAGCAAATTTGGACTGCCAGACGCCAGGTTTTCCGGCCGAGTGCCTGTTGCCGGAAGAGCTGGTAAGTATGGCCTGGGATCTTGTTCTGGCAGGATTTGCATTTGAGGGCCAGGAAGAAAAATTGCTGCAAGCACAATTGTCGGTTAGCCAGGATTTTGACCGGTTTAGATTGCGGATAAACTGGCAAGATAACACCTTTGAAATGGTAAAAGAGGACCTTGAACACCTGGTTCTTTCTTGTAATGACAGGCAAACCGGCTGTTTAGCCCGGTCGGTAGCCGGCGGTTGGGAAATCTTTCTGGAAAAGAGAAAAAACAGTTAG
- the rpmA gene encoding 50S ribosomal protein L27, which translates to MIRMNLQLFAHKKGVGSSRNGRDSQPKRLGVKSHDGQLINAGSIIVRQRGTRIHPGDNVGIGRDDTLFALIGGKVKFERLGRDKKQVSVYA; encoded by the coding sequence ATGATTAGAATGAACTTACAGCTGTTTGCGCATAAAAAAGGTGTTGGCAGTTCCCGTAACGGCCGTGACAGCCAGCCGAAGCGTTTGGGAGTAAAGAGTCATGACGGGCAGCTTATTAATGCCGGGAGCATTATCGTAAGGCAAAGAGGCACCAGAATTCATCCCGGTGATAATGTCGGTATCGGCAGAGACGATACTTTGTTTGCCCTGATTGGCGGTAAGGTTAAATTTGAACGCCTGGGCAGGGACAAAAAGCAGGTCAGCGTGTACGCGTAA